The following are encoded in a window of Plectropomus leopardus isolate mb chromosome 23, YSFRI_Pleo_2.0, whole genome shotgun sequence genomic DNA:
- the kcnk7 gene encoding potassium channel, subfamily K, member 7 translates to MSRLVSWLGQFCRVRAFSCLLLCYLLFVLLGGLVFTAVERPVEEELRAEVEELRRSFLQENPCVEESRLRELLGRALSAHHRDVAVLKEDAEDRGYDFTSSLYFVIVTLTTMGSDSYAPKSDEAKLFCIFYCTLGIPLTLLLLTVLSSLLLPVVTHAPLHLLHSYWGLSYARAASVHAGLLSVLVLSLLFVLPTLLVCVLEPDWSFLDALFFCFVILSTVGQGGDALGKTWAPTTKETLQLLTTGYLLVGLVVIMTLKDTVLQVPRVCAVIRLLSGPHYAELEGVHLNKLTVSEEHCEEEPQYSQFVCTVSSTPLELMRPRSPRTSTPETT, encoded by the exons ATGTCCCGGCTCGTGTCCTGGCTGGGACAGTTCTGTCGGGTCCGTGcgttctcctgcctgctcctctgcTACCTGCTGTTCGTCCTGCTGGGAGGTCTGGTGTTCACAGCCGTGGAGAGGCctgtggaggaggagctgagagcCGAGGTGGAGGAACTGCGTCGCTCCTTCCTGCAGGAGAACCCGTGTGTGGAGGAGAGCAGGCTGAGGGAGCTGCTGGGAAGAGCTCTGTCTGCTCACCACAGAGATGTGGCCGTCCTTAAAGAGGACGCTGAGGACAGAGGCTACGACTTCACGTCCTCTCTCTACTTTGTTATTGTCACACTGACCACCATGG GCTCAGACTCTTACGCCCCCAAATCGGACGAGGCCAAGCTCTTCTGTATCTTCTACTGCACCCTGGGGATCCCCCTcaccctgctcctcctcaccgTCCTCTCtagcctcctcctccctgtgGTCACCCAcgctcccctccacctcctgcacTCTTACTGGGGTTTGTCCTACGCCCGGGCCGCCTCTGTCCACGCCGGCCTCCTCTCTGTGCTcgtcctctccctcctcttcgtCCTCCCCACCCTCCTGGTCTGCGTGCTGGAGCCCGACTGGAGCTTCCTGGAtgctcttttcttctgttttgtcaTCCTGAGCACCGTCGGCCAGGGAGGGGACGCTCTGGGGAAAACTTGGGCCCCGACGACCAAGGAGACACTCCAACTCCTCACCACAG GTTACCTGCTGGTGGGCCTGGTGGTGATCATGACCCTCAAGGATACTGTCCTGCAGGTTCCCCGGGTCTGTGCGGTGATCAGGCTCCTCTCAGGTCCACACTATGCAGAGCTGGAAGGAGTCCATCTCAACAAACTGACAGTGAGTGAAGAACACTGTGAAGAGGAGCCTCAGTACTCTCAGTTCGTCTGCACCGTCTCCTCCACCCCGTTAGAGCTGATGAGGCCCCGATCCCCCAGAACCTCCACGCCTGAAACCACCTGA